The following proteins are encoded in a genomic region of Paralichthys olivaceus isolate ysfri-2021 chromosome 23, ASM2471397v2, whole genome shotgun sequence:
- the ptpn12 gene encoding tyrosine-protein phosphatase non-receptor type 12 isoform X4 codes for MDQAGILRKFIQGVKAMSEGDEDRGEDNFGNDFMRLRRLSTKYRTEKIYPTNVGEREENVKKNRYKDILPFDHSRVKVMLKTTNQDTDYINANFIKGMDGPEAYIATQGPLPNTVIDFWRMNWEYNVAVIVMACREFEMGRKKCERYFPLLDEEPMSFGPFRISCESEQARTDYFIRTLTVEHENETRRITQFHYMNWPDHDVPSSFDSILDMIGLMREYQENDDVPICIHCSAGCGRTGAICAIDYTWNLLKAGKIPEDFNVFRLIQEMRTQRHSAVQTKEQYELVHRAIAQLFQKQLLLLESPTSTKIHDGMDESSPDKASRQSDDERWDTPPPKPPRIRSSQAEGDVKEEILQPPEPHPVPPILTPSPPSAFPTVTNVRQDNDRYHPKPLIHVLATTQNKGVDQQQNQSEPSPNKQTSPSEQDLKSQKQQTQVSNLDLNDNYNNKLSSASTKSDSGQSQTPSSPLSPVVECSGAPRIERKLSIEIKKVPLQEGPRSFDTSSSMGVAGCGPPNNSSMLQRGHAFKARSGPSLLTSSSSLSEDSGTEGGAGGESHPDGGVLLRPNHLPVKSGEKGEVTGAERVEVKASHAPWSQACSSPEKQFPKTSSSSSSSDRVAPSSSSSSHLSSSSSSSSSTPVRTALSFTNPLHSDNSDEEGDGEMSGGKEGYRTNVSMATATVTTSPQHGDQQPVRKVLPMSIAGHSSPSPPATTANPLDVRTSASAEWSGSPTDVSDRVKKTSPADPASATATDSKADLGGVR; via the exons CGGTTACGACGGTTATCCACCAAATACCGGACAGAGAAGATCTACCCCACCAATgtaggagagagggaagagaatgTAAAGAAGAACAGATACAAGGATATACTGCCAT ttGATCACAGTAGAGTGAAGGTGATGCTAAAAACAACCAATCAGGACACAGATTACATCAATGCTAACTTCATCAAG GGTATGGATGGCCCGGAGGCCTATATCGCAACTCAGGGCCCACTGCCGAACACTGTCATCGACTTCTGGAGGATGAACTGGGAATACAATGTCGCT GTTATTGTAATGGCCTGTCGAGAGTTTGAGATGGGAAGG AAAAAGTGTGAACGATATTTCCCGCTGCTGGACGAGGAGCCCATGAGTTTTGGTCCTTTCAGAATCTCATGT GAGTCAGAACAAGCCAGAACAGACTACTTCATCAGGACGTTGACGGTAGAGCATGAAAAT GAAACTCGGAGGATAACACAGTTCCATTACATGAACTGGCCGGATCACGACGTCCCCTCATCGTTTGACTCCATACTGGATATGATCGGACTAATGAGAGAATACCAAGAGAATGATGATGTCCCAATATGTATTCACTGCAG TGCAGGCTGTGGGAGGACGGGTGCAATCTGCGCTATCGACTACACATGGAACCTCCTCAAAGCTGGG aaaataccagaagattttaatgtttttcggTTGATCCAAGAAATGAGGACGCAGCGGCACTCTGCTGTTCAAACCAAG gAGCAGTACGAGTTAGTTCACAGAGCGATCGCTCAGCTCTTTCAGAAACAACTGCTGCTACTGGAGAGTCCCACCAGCACGAAGATACACGATGGCATg GATGAGAGCAGTCCAGACAAAGCAAGCCGCCAGTCAGACGATGAAAGATGGGACACACCACCTCCCAAACCTCCCCGCATACGCAG TTCCCAGGCAGAAGGTGACGTGAAGGAGGAGATTCTTCAGCCCCCGGAGCCTCACCCCGTACCCCCCATCCTgaccccctctcccccctcagcCTTCCCCACTGTCACCAATGTACGGCAGGACAATGACCGCTACCACCCCAAACCTCTCATACATGTCCTGGCTACCACACAG AACAAAGGCGTGGACCAGCAGCAGAACCAGTCCGAGCCCAGTCCAAACAAACAGACCAGTCCCTCTGAGCAAgatctaaaaagtcaaaaacagCAGACCCAGGTCTCAAATCTGGATCTCAAtgacaactacaacaacaagttGTCTTCAGCATCAACAAAATCAGATTCGGGCCAAAGCCAGACTCCCTCCTCGCCGCTCTCCCCTGTTGTTGAATGTTCCGGTGCTCCTCGAATCGAGAGGAAACTCAGCATCGAGATTAAAAAGGTGCCGTTGCAGGAAGGACCTCGCAGCTTTGACACTTCCTCCTCGATGGGAGTAGCAGGCTGTGGCCCACCCAACAACTCGAGCATGCTGCAAAGAGGTCACGCCTTCAAAGCCCGCTCTGGCCCATCCCTGCTGACGTCGAGCTCCTCGTTGTCGGAGGACTCGGGCACGGAGGGAGGAGCTGGTGGGGAGAGTCACCCTGATGGAGGCGTCCTCCTCAGACCAAACCACCTTCCTGTGAAGAGcggagagaagggggaggtcACGGGAGCGGAGCGGGTCGAGGTGAAGGCGAGCCACGCTCCGTGGTCTCAGGCCTGCAGCAGCCCAGAGAAACAGTTCCCAAAgacgtcctcctcttcctcctcctcagaccgAGTtgccccctcttcctcctcctcgtcccacctctcctcatcctcctcttcctcctcctccactcccgTTAGGACTGCCCTGAGTTTCACCAACCCCCTGCACTCCGATAACTCGGATGAGGAGGGGGATGGAGAGATGTCTGGAGGAAAGGAGGGCTACCGCACTAATGTATCCATGGCGACGGCCACGGTAACTACATCTCCTCAACACGGAGACCAGCAGCCAGTCAGGAAGGTGCTGCCAATGTCGATCGCAGGGCACAGCTCCCCCTCACCCCCTGCAACCACAGCAA ACCCTCTGGATGTGAGGACTTCGGCCTCCGCTGAATGGAGCGGCTCACCTACAG ATGTGTCAGACCGCGTTAAGAAGACGTCACCGGCTGAccctgcatctgccacagcaaCAGACAGCAAGGCAGACCTGGGTGG GGTTCGGTAA
- the ptpn12 gene encoding tyrosine-protein phosphatase non-receptor type 12 isoform X2: protein MDQAGILRKFIQGVKAMSEGDEDRGEDNFGNDFMRLRRLSTKYRTEKIYPTNVGEREENVKKNRYKDILPFDHSRVKVMLKTTNQDTDYINANFIKGMDGPEAYIATQGPLPNTVIDFWRMNWEYNVAVIVMACREFEMGRKKCERYFPLLDEEPMSFGPFRISCESEQARTDYFIRTLTVEHENETRRITQFHYMNWPDHDVPSSFDSILDMIGLMREYQENDDVPICIHCSAGCGRTGAICAIDYTWNLLKAGKIPEDFNVFRLIQEMRTQRHSAVQTKEQYELVHRAIAQLFQKQLLLLESPTSTKIHDGMDESSPDKASRQSDDERWDTPPPKPPRIRSSQAEGDVKEEILQPPEPHPVPPILTPSPPSAFPTVTNVRQDNDRYHPKPLIHVLATTQNKGVDQQQNQSEPSPNKQTSPSEQDLKSQKQQTQVSNLDLNDNYNNKLSSASTKSDSGQSQTPSSPLSPVVECSGAPRIERKLSIEIKKVPLQEGPRSFDTSSSMGVAGCGPPNNSSMLQRGHAFKARSGPSLLTSSSSLSEDSGTEGGAGGESHPDGGVLLRPNHLPVKSGEKGEVTGAERVEVKASHAPWSQACSSPEKQFPKTSSSSSSSDRVAPSSSSSSHLSSSSSSSSSTPVRTALSFTNPLHSDNSDEEGDGEMSGGKEGYRTNVSMATATVTTSPQHGDQQPVRKVLPMSIAGHSSPSPPATTANCWDSDDSPPPLPARTPESFILATDPLDVRTSASAEWSGSPTDVSDRVKKTSPADPASATATDSKADLGGVR from the exons CGGTTACGACGGTTATCCACCAAATACCGGACAGAGAAGATCTACCCCACCAATgtaggagagagggaagagaatgTAAAGAAGAACAGATACAAGGATATACTGCCAT ttGATCACAGTAGAGTGAAGGTGATGCTAAAAACAACCAATCAGGACACAGATTACATCAATGCTAACTTCATCAAG GGTATGGATGGCCCGGAGGCCTATATCGCAACTCAGGGCCCACTGCCGAACACTGTCATCGACTTCTGGAGGATGAACTGGGAATACAATGTCGCT GTTATTGTAATGGCCTGTCGAGAGTTTGAGATGGGAAGG AAAAAGTGTGAACGATATTTCCCGCTGCTGGACGAGGAGCCCATGAGTTTTGGTCCTTTCAGAATCTCATGT GAGTCAGAACAAGCCAGAACAGACTACTTCATCAGGACGTTGACGGTAGAGCATGAAAAT GAAACTCGGAGGATAACACAGTTCCATTACATGAACTGGCCGGATCACGACGTCCCCTCATCGTTTGACTCCATACTGGATATGATCGGACTAATGAGAGAATACCAAGAGAATGATGATGTCCCAATATGTATTCACTGCAG TGCAGGCTGTGGGAGGACGGGTGCAATCTGCGCTATCGACTACACATGGAACCTCCTCAAAGCTGGG aaaataccagaagattttaatgtttttcggTTGATCCAAGAAATGAGGACGCAGCGGCACTCTGCTGTTCAAACCAAG gAGCAGTACGAGTTAGTTCACAGAGCGATCGCTCAGCTCTTTCAGAAACAACTGCTGCTACTGGAGAGTCCCACCAGCACGAAGATACACGATGGCATg GATGAGAGCAGTCCAGACAAAGCAAGCCGCCAGTCAGACGATGAAAGATGGGACACACCACCTCCCAAACCTCCCCGCATACGCAG TTCCCAGGCAGAAGGTGACGTGAAGGAGGAGATTCTTCAGCCCCCGGAGCCTCACCCCGTACCCCCCATCCTgaccccctctcccccctcagcCTTCCCCACTGTCACCAATGTACGGCAGGACAATGACCGCTACCACCCCAAACCTCTCATACATGTCCTGGCTACCACACAG AACAAAGGCGTGGACCAGCAGCAGAACCAGTCCGAGCCCAGTCCAAACAAACAGACCAGTCCCTCTGAGCAAgatctaaaaagtcaaaaacagCAGACCCAGGTCTCAAATCTGGATCTCAAtgacaactacaacaacaagttGTCTTCAGCATCAACAAAATCAGATTCGGGCCAAAGCCAGACTCCCTCCTCGCCGCTCTCCCCTGTTGTTGAATGTTCCGGTGCTCCTCGAATCGAGAGGAAACTCAGCATCGAGATTAAAAAGGTGCCGTTGCAGGAAGGACCTCGCAGCTTTGACACTTCCTCCTCGATGGGAGTAGCAGGCTGTGGCCCACCCAACAACTCGAGCATGCTGCAAAGAGGTCACGCCTTCAAAGCCCGCTCTGGCCCATCCCTGCTGACGTCGAGCTCCTCGTTGTCGGAGGACTCGGGCACGGAGGGAGGAGCTGGTGGGGAGAGTCACCCTGATGGAGGCGTCCTCCTCAGACCAAACCACCTTCCTGTGAAGAGcggagagaagggggaggtcACGGGAGCGGAGCGGGTCGAGGTGAAGGCGAGCCACGCTCCGTGGTCTCAGGCCTGCAGCAGCCCAGAGAAACAGTTCCCAAAgacgtcctcctcttcctcctcctcagaccgAGTtgccccctcttcctcctcctcgtcccacctctcctcatcctcctcttcctcctcctccactcccgTTAGGACTGCCCTGAGTTTCACCAACCCCCTGCACTCCGATAACTCGGATGAGGAGGGGGATGGAGAGATGTCTGGAGGAAAGGAGGGCTACCGCACTAATGTATCCATGGCGACGGCCACGGTAACTACATCTCCTCAACACGGAGACCAGCAGCCAGTCAGGAAGGTGCTGCCAATGTCGATCGCAGGGCACAGCTCCCCCTCACCCCCTGCAACCACAGCAA ACTGCTGGGACAGCGACgactcccctccccccctccctgcaAGAACCCCCGAGTCCTTCATACTGGCCACAG ACCCTCTGGATGTGAGGACTTCGGCCTCCGCTGAATGGAGCGGCTCACCTACAG ATGTGTCAGACCGCGTTAAGAAGACGTCACCGGCTGAccctgcatctgccacagcaaCAGACAGCAAGGCAGACCTGGGTGG GGTTCGGTAA
- the ptpn12 gene encoding tyrosine-protein phosphatase non-receptor type 12 isoform X1 — protein sequence MDQAGILRKFIQGVKAMSEGDEDRGEDNFGNDFMRLRRLSTKYRTEKIYPTNVGEREENVKKNRYKDILPFDHSRVKVMLKTTNQDTDYINANFIKGMDGPEAYIATQGPLPNTVIDFWRMNWEYNVAVIVMACREFEMGRKKCERYFPLLDEEPMSFGPFRISCESEQARTDYFIRTLTVEHENETRRITQFHYMNWPDHDVPSSFDSILDMIGLMREYQENDDVPICIHCSAGCGRTGAICAIDYTWNLLKAGKIPEDFNVFRLIQEMRTQRHSAVQTKEQYELVHRAIAQLFQKQLLLLESPTSTKIHDGMDESSPDKASRQSDDERWDTPPPKPPRIRSSQAEGDVKEEILQPPEPHPVPPILTPSPPSAFPTVTNVRQDNDRYHPKPLIHVLATTQNKGVDQQQNQSEPSPNKQTSPSEQDLKSQKQQTQVSNLDLNDNYNNKLSSASTKSDSGQSQTPSSPLSPVVECSGAPRIERKLSIEIKKVPLQEGPRSFDTSSSMGVAGCGPPNNSSMLQRGHAFKARSGPSLLTSSSSLSEDSGTEGGAGGESHPDGGVLLRPNHLPVKSGEKGEVTGAERVEVKASHAPWSQACSSPEKQFPKTSSSSSSSDRVAPSSSSSSHLSSSSSSSSSTPVRTALSFTNPLHSDNSDEEGDGEMSGGKEGYRTNVSMATATVTTSPQHGDQQPVRKVLPMSIAGHSSPSPPATTANCWDSDDSPPPLPARTPESFILATDPLDVRTSASAEWSGSPTDVSDRVKKTSPADPASATATDSKADLGFGNRCIQPKGPREPPLEWT from the exons CGGTTACGACGGTTATCCACCAAATACCGGACAGAGAAGATCTACCCCACCAATgtaggagagagggaagagaatgTAAAGAAGAACAGATACAAGGATATACTGCCAT ttGATCACAGTAGAGTGAAGGTGATGCTAAAAACAACCAATCAGGACACAGATTACATCAATGCTAACTTCATCAAG GGTATGGATGGCCCGGAGGCCTATATCGCAACTCAGGGCCCACTGCCGAACACTGTCATCGACTTCTGGAGGATGAACTGGGAATACAATGTCGCT GTTATTGTAATGGCCTGTCGAGAGTTTGAGATGGGAAGG AAAAAGTGTGAACGATATTTCCCGCTGCTGGACGAGGAGCCCATGAGTTTTGGTCCTTTCAGAATCTCATGT GAGTCAGAACAAGCCAGAACAGACTACTTCATCAGGACGTTGACGGTAGAGCATGAAAAT GAAACTCGGAGGATAACACAGTTCCATTACATGAACTGGCCGGATCACGACGTCCCCTCATCGTTTGACTCCATACTGGATATGATCGGACTAATGAGAGAATACCAAGAGAATGATGATGTCCCAATATGTATTCACTGCAG TGCAGGCTGTGGGAGGACGGGTGCAATCTGCGCTATCGACTACACATGGAACCTCCTCAAAGCTGGG aaaataccagaagattttaatgtttttcggTTGATCCAAGAAATGAGGACGCAGCGGCACTCTGCTGTTCAAACCAAG gAGCAGTACGAGTTAGTTCACAGAGCGATCGCTCAGCTCTTTCAGAAACAACTGCTGCTACTGGAGAGTCCCACCAGCACGAAGATACACGATGGCATg GATGAGAGCAGTCCAGACAAAGCAAGCCGCCAGTCAGACGATGAAAGATGGGACACACCACCTCCCAAACCTCCCCGCATACGCAG TTCCCAGGCAGAAGGTGACGTGAAGGAGGAGATTCTTCAGCCCCCGGAGCCTCACCCCGTACCCCCCATCCTgaccccctctcccccctcagcCTTCCCCACTGTCACCAATGTACGGCAGGACAATGACCGCTACCACCCCAAACCTCTCATACATGTCCTGGCTACCACACAG AACAAAGGCGTGGACCAGCAGCAGAACCAGTCCGAGCCCAGTCCAAACAAACAGACCAGTCCCTCTGAGCAAgatctaaaaagtcaaaaacagCAGACCCAGGTCTCAAATCTGGATCTCAAtgacaactacaacaacaagttGTCTTCAGCATCAACAAAATCAGATTCGGGCCAAAGCCAGACTCCCTCCTCGCCGCTCTCCCCTGTTGTTGAATGTTCCGGTGCTCCTCGAATCGAGAGGAAACTCAGCATCGAGATTAAAAAGGTGCCGTTGCAGGAAGGACCTCGCAGCTTTGACACTTCCTCCTCGATGGGAGTAGCAGGCTGTGGCCCACCCAACAACTCGAGCATGCTGCAAAGAGGTCACGCCTTCAAAGCCCGCTCTGGCCCATCCCTGCTGACGTCGAGCTCCTCGTTGTCGGAGGACTCGGGCACGGAGGGAGGAGCTGGTGGGGAGAGTCACCCTGATGGAGGCGTCCTCCTCAGACCAAACCACCTTCCTGTGAAGAGcggagagaagggggaggtcACGGGAGCGGAGCGGGTCGAGGTGAAGGCGAGCCACGCTCCGTGGTCTCAGGCCTGCAGCAGCCCAGAGAAACAGTTCCCAAAgacgtcctcctcttcctcctcctcagaccgAGTtgccccctcttcctcctcctcgtcccacctctcctcatcctcctcttcctcctcctccactcccgTTAGGACTGCCCTGAGTTTCACCAACCCCCTGCACTCCGATAACTCGGATGAGGAGGGGGATGGAGAGATGTCTGGAGGAAAGGAGGGCTACCGCACTAATGTATCCATGGCGACGGCCACGGTAACTACATCTCCTCAACACGGAGACCAGCAGCCAGTCAGGAAGGTGCTGCCAATGTCGATCGCAGGGCACAGCTCCCCCTCACCCCCTGCAACCACAGCAA ACTGCTGGGACAGCGACgactcccctccccccctccctgcaAGAACCCCCGAGTCCTTCATACTGGCCACAG ACCCTCTGGATGTGAGGACTTCGGCCTCCGCTGAATGGAGCGGCTCACCTACAG ATGTGTCAGACCGCGTTAAGAAGACGTCACCGGCTGAccctgcatctgccacagcaaCAGACAGCAAGGCAGACCTGG GGTTCGGTAACCGCTGCATCCAGCCCAAAGGCCCTCGAGAACCCCCCCTGGAGTGGACATGA
- the ptpn12 gene encoding tyrosine-protein phosphatase non-receptor type 12 isoform X3, whose amino-acid sequence MDQAGILRKFIQGVKAMSEGDEDRGEDNFGNDFMRLRRLSTKYRTEKIYPTNVGEREENVKKNRYKDILPFDHSRVKVMLKTTNQDTDYINANFIKGMDGPEAYIATQGPLPNTVIDFWRMNWEYNVAVIVMACREFEMGRKKCERYFPLLDEEPMSFGPFRISCESEQARTDYFIRTLTVEHENETRRITQFHYMNWPDHDVPSSFDSILDMIGLMREYQENDDVPICIHCSAGCGRTGAICAIDYTWNLLKAGKIPEDFNVFRLIQEMRTQRHSAVQTKEQYELVHRAIAQLFQKQLLLLESPTSTKIHDGMDESSPDKASRQSDDERWDTPPPKPPRIRSSQAEGDVKEEILQPPEPHPVPPILTPSPPSAFPTVTNVRQDNDRYHPKPLIHVLATTQNKGVDQQQNQSEPSPNKQTSPSEQDLKSQKQQTQVSNLDLNDNYNNKLSSASTKSDSGQSQTPSSPLSPVVECSGAPRIERKLSIEIKKVPLQEGPRSFDTSSSMGVAGCGPPNNSSMLQRGHAFKARSGPSLLTSSSSLSEDSGTEGGAGGESHPDGGVLLRPNHLPVKSGEKGEVTGAERVEVKASHAPWSQACSSPEKQFPKTSSSSSSSDRVAPSSSSSSHLSSSSSSSSSTPVRTALSFTNPLHSDNSDEEGDGEMSGGKEGYRTNVSMATATVTTSPQHGDQQPVRKVLPMSIAGHSSPSPPATTANPLDVRTSASAEWSGSPTDVSDRVKKTSPADPASATATDSKADLGFGNRCIQPKGPREPPLEWT is encoded by the exons CGGTTACGACGGTTATCCACCAAATACCGGACAGAGAAGATCTACCCCACCAATgtaggagagagggaagagaatgTAAAGAAGAACAGATACAAGGATATACTGCCAT ttGATCACAGTAGAGTGAAGGTGATGCTAAAAACAACCAATCAGGACACAGATTACATCAATGCTAACTTCATCAAG GGTATGGATGGCCCGGAGGCCTATATCGCAACTCAGGGCCCACTGCCGAACACTGTCATCGACTTCTGGAGGATGAACTGGGAATACAATGTCGCT GTTATTGTAATGGCCTGTCGAGAGTTTGAGATGGGAAGG AAAAAGTGTGAACGATATTTCCCGCTGCTGGACGAGGAGCCCATGAGTTTTGGTCCTTTCAGAATCTCATGT GAGTCAGAACAAGCCAGAACAGACTACTTCATCAGGACGTTGACGGTAGAGCATGAAAAT GAAACTCGGAGGATAACACAGTTCCATTACATGAACTGGCCGGATCACGACGTCCCCTCATCGTTTGACTCCATACTGGATATGATCGGACTAATGAGAGAATACCAAGAGAATGATGATGTCCCAATATGTATTCACTGCAG TGCAGGCTGTGGGAGGACGGGTGCAATCTGCGCTATCGACTACACATGGAACCTCCTCAAAGCTGGG aaaataccagaagattttaatgtttttcggTTGATCCAAGAAATGAGGACGCAGCGGCACTCTGCTGTTCAAACCAAG gAGCAGTACGAGTTAGTTCACAGAGCGATCGCTCAGCTCTTTCAGAAACAACTGCTGCTACTGGAGAGTCCCACCAGCACGAAGATACACGATGGCATg GATGAGAGCAGTCCAGACAAAGCAAGCCGCCAGTCAGACGATGAAAGATGGGACACACCACCTCCCAAACCTCCCCGCATACGCAG TTCCCAGGCAGAAGGTGACGTGAAGGAGGAGATTCTTCAGCCCCCGGAGCCTCACCCCGTACCCCCCATCCTgaccccctctcccccctcagcCTTCCCCACTGTCACCAATGTACGGCAGGACAATGACCGCTACCACCCCAAACCTCTCATACATGTCCTGGCTACCACACAG AACAAAGGCGTGGACCAGCAGCAGAACCAGTCCGAGCCCAGTCCAAACAAACAGACCAGTCCCTCTGAGCAAgatctaaaaagtcaaaaacagCAGACCCAGGTCTCAAATCTGGATCTCAAtgacaactacaacaacaagttGTCTTCAGCATCAACAAAATCAGATTCGGGCCAAAGCCAGACTCCCTCCTCGCCGCTCTCCCCTGTTGTTGAATGTTCCGGTGCTCCTCGAATCGAGAGGAAACTCAGCATCGAGATTAAAAAGGTGCCGTTGCAGGAAGGACCTCGCAGCTTTGACACTTCCTCCTCGATGGGAGTAGCAGGCTGTGGCCCACCCAACAACTCGAGCATGCTGCAAAGAGGTCACGCCTTCAAAGCCCGCTCTGGCCCATCCCTGCTGACGTCGAGCTCCTCGTTGTCGGAGGACTCGGGCACGGAGGGAGGAGCTGGTGGGGAGAGTCACCCTGATGGAGGCGTCCTCCTCAGACCAAACCACCTTCCTGTGAAGAGcggagagaagggggaggtcACGGGAGCGGAGCGGGTCGAGGTGAAGGCGAGCCACGCTCCGTGGTCTCAGGCCTGCAGCAGCCCAGAGAAACAGTTCCCAAAgacgtcctcctcttcctcctcctcagaccgAGTtgccccctcttcctcctcctcgtcccacctctcctcatcctcctcttcctcctcctccactcccgTTAGGACTGCCCTGAGTTTCACCAACCCCCTGCACTCCGATAACTCGGATGAGGAGGGGGATGGAGAGATGTCTGGAGGAAAGGAGGGCTACCGCACTAATGTATCCATGGCGACGGCCACGGTAACTACATCTCCTCAACACGGAGACCAGCAGCCAGTCAGGAAGGTGCTGCCAATGTCGATCGCAGGGCACAGCTCCCCCTCACCCCCTGCAACCACAGCAA ACCCTCTGGATGTGAGGACTTCGGCCTCCGCTGAATGGAGCGGCTCACCTACAG ATGTGTCAGACCGCGTTAAGAAGACGTCACCGGCTGAccctgcatctgccacagcaaCAGACAGCAAGGCAGACCTGG GGTTCGGTAACCGCTGCATCCAGCCCAAAGGCCCTCGAGAACCCCCCCTGGAGTGGACATGA